A part of Arthrobacter dokdonellae genomic DNA contains:
- a CDS encoding thiamine pyrophosphate-requiring protein produces the protein MAKETVSDFLLGRLREWGVDHVFAFPGDGINGTLAAFGRAENKPKFVQSRHEEMSAFEAVGYAKFTGRLGVCMATSGPGAIHLLNGLYDAKLDHVPVVAIVGQTAQSAMGGSYQQEVDLLSLFKDVAGDYVQMVTVPEQLPNVLDRAIRIALAERAPTAIIIPSDVQEMPYSAPTHAFKMVPSSLGVQWPTISADAAAIREAAAILNAGKKVAMLIGAGARGARKELMEVADLLGAGVAKALLGKDVLSDELPYVTGSIGLLGTRPSYEMMRDCDTLLTVGSSFPYTQFMPEPGQARAVQIDVDAKMIGLRYGYERNIVADAKTALEALIPLLKPREDTSWRTTIEDNVARWWETMDKEAQVSADPINPMLLFSELSGRLPSNAIVTADSGSSANWYARQLRFRDDMRGSLSGALATMGPGVPYAIGAKFGCPDRPVVAFVGDGAMQMNGMAELITIKHYWQEWADPRLIVAVLHNDDLNQVTWEMRAMEGAPAFEASQALPDVPYGEFANLLGLQGITVDKPDDVGPAWERALAADRPTVLDVRVDPDVPPIPPHATFQQALDSAKSVIKGDSSAWGFIKEGVKTKLQEALPHKEG, from the coding sequence ATGGCCAAGGAAACAGTTTCGGACTTTCTGCTCGGGCGGCTGCGCGAATGGGGAGTGGACCACGTATTCGCTTTCCCCGGCGACGGAATCAACGGAACGCTCGCCGCGTTCGGCCGGGCGGAAAACAAGCCAAAATTTGTCCAGTCCAGGCACGAGGAGATGTCCGCCTTTGAAGCCGTCGGCTACGCGAAGTTCACCGGCCGCCTGGGGGTGTGCATGGCGACCTCGGGGCCCGGCGCCATCCACCTGCTCAACGGCCTCTACGACGCCAAGCTGGACCACGTGCCGGTCGTCGCCATCGTGGGCCAGACTGCCCAAAGCGCCATGGGCGGTTCCTACCAGCAGGAAGTCGACCTGCTGAGTCTGTTCAAGGACGTCGCCGGCGACTACGTCCAGATGGTCACCGTCCCGGAGCAGCTCCCCAACGTCCTGGACCGCGCCATCCGGATCGCGCTGGCTGAACGTGCCCCTACCGCGATCATCATCCCCTCAGACGTGCAGGAGATGCCCTATTCAGCGCCCACCCACGCGTTCAAGATGGTTCCCTCGAGCCTGGGCGTGCAGTGGCCGACCATCAGTGCCGACGCTGCGGCCATCCGGGAAGCGGCCGCCATCCTCAACGCCGGCAAGAAGGTGGCCATGCTCATTGGCGCCGGCGCCCGCGGCGCCCGCAAGGAACTGATGGAGGTGGCGGACCTGCTGGGCGCCGGGGTGGCCAAGGCACTGCTGGGCAAGGACGTCCTTTCCGACGAACTCCCCTACGTCACCGGCTCCATTGGGCTGCTCGGCACCCGTCCAAGCTACGAAATGATGCGCGACTGCGACACGCTGCTGACGGTGGGTTCCAGTTTCCCCTACACCCAGTTCATGCCCGAACCGGGCCAGGCCCGCGCCGTGCAAATCGACGTGGACGCGAAAATGATCGGACTGCGGTACGGCTACGAGCGCAACATCGTCGCGGACGCGAAAACGGCACTGGAGGCCCTGATCCCGCTGCTGAAGCCCCGCGAGGACACCTCCTGGCGCACCACCATTGAGGACAACGTGGCCCGCTGGTGGGAAACCATGGACAAGGAAGCCCAGGTTTCCGCAGATCCCATCAACCCGATGCTGCTGTTTTCCGAGCTTTCCGGGCGGCTGCCGTCGAATGCGATCGTCACGGCGGATTCGGGTTCAAGCGCCAACTGGTACGCCCGCCAGCTGCGGTTCCGCGACGACATGCGCGGCTCCCTCTCCGGCGCCCTGGCCACCATGGGGCCCGGCGTGCCGTACGCCATCGGGGCGAAGTTCGGCTGCCCCGACCGCCCCGTCGTCGCCTTTGTCGGGGATGGCGCCATGCAGATGAACGGCATGGCGGAGCTGATCACCATCAAGCATTACTGGCAGGAATGGGCCGATCCGCGCCTCATCGTGGCCGTTTTGCACAACGACGACCTCAACCAGGTCACGTGGGAGATGCGCGCCATGGAGGGAGCCCCGGCATTTGAGGCCTCGCAGGCGCTGCCCGATGTCCCCTACGGCGAATTCGCCAACCTGCTGGGCCTGCAGGGCATCACGGTGGACAAGCCCGACGACGTCGGCCCCGCCTGGGAGCGCGCGCTGGCCGCCGACCGGCCCACCGTCCTCGACGTCCGTGTCGATCCCGATGTCCC
- a CDS encoding GMC family oxidoreductase translates to MTGVRDRNESAWLLPAGPGLDPGLREGMRRFDDGDEVDLVVVGAGAGGSTLLQRLARAGWRVLVLEAGPFWDPETDWVSDEAGSHDLYWTEPRVISGTDPVPLGSNNSGRGVGGSMVHFAGYVPRFHPSDFHTYSADGVGADWPLRYEDLRPFYQDVEGELPVAGEHWPWGDPHGYPHRPHPVSGNGEAFLRGALKAGVTAKVGPVAIANGRFGNRPHCIYRGFCLQGCKVNAKASPLITHIPDALAHGAEVRADTMVTRVAVDGRTGRATGVHYEHRGTEHFQRARMVAVAGYSIETPRLLLNSATQRFPDGLCNDFDQVGRYLMVQGAPQTAGRFDAEVRMWKAPPPEVSSEDFYETDPAKPYKRGFSIQTVSPLPITWAEHVMAQGHWGTDLRKYMSDYVHWACLGALCEFLPQAGNRITLADEKDRRGMPVANFSYSQCDNDKALMRAAQARMEDILSAAGADEVITIDRYAHLVGGARMAASEDAGVVNADCVSFAVPNLLIVDGSVLPTQGSANPALTIMAIAARTAAGLIAGSRAGTGHRQH, encoded by the coding sequence ATGACGGGCGTCCGGGACCGCAACGAGTCCGCCTGGCTGCTGCCGGCCGGCCCCGGCCTTGACCCCGGGCTGCGGGAGGGCATGCGGCGCTTCGACGACGGCGACGAGGTGGACCTGGTGGTGGTGGGCGCCGGCGCCGGCGGTTCCACGCTCCTGCAGCGCCTGGCCCGGGCCGGGTGGCGGGTGCTGGTCCTGGAGGCCGGCCCGTTTTGGGACCCTGAAACAGACTGGGTCAGCGACGAGGCCGGTTCCCATGACCTGTACTGGACGGAGCCGCGGGTCATCTCCGGCACGGACCCGGTTCCGCTGGGGTCAAACAACTCGGGGCGCGGTGTTGGCGGTTCCATGGTCCACTTCGCCGGCTACGTCCCCCGCTTTCACCCCAGCGACTTCCACACGTACTCGGCGGACGGCGTCGGCGCCGACTGGCCCCTGCGCTATGAAGACCTCCGCCCGTTCTACCAGGACGTGGAAGGGGAACTGCCCGTGGCCGGGGAACACTGGCCGTGGGGGGACCCCCACGGCTACCCGCACCGGCCGCACCCCGTGTCGGGCAACGGCGAGGCGTTTCTACGCGGGGCCCTGAAGGCGGGCGTCACGGCGAAGGTGGGGCCGGTGGCCATCGCCAACGGCCGGTTCGGCAACCGGCCGCATTGCATCTACCGCGGGTTCTGCCTGCAAGGGTGCAAGGTCAATGCCAAGGCCTCCCCGCTCATCACCCACATCCCTGACGCCCTGGCCCACGGCGCCGAGGTCCGTGCAGACACCATGGTCACGCGCGTGGCCGTGGACGGACGCACCGGTCGGGCCACCGGCGTCCACTATGAGCACCGCGGAACGGAACATTTCCAGCGTGCCCGCATGGTCGCCGTCGCCGGCTACTCCATCGAGACACCACGGCTGCTGCTCAACTCCGCCACGCAGCGTTTCCCCGACGGACTGTGCAACGACTTCGACCAGGTGGGCCGCTATCTGATGGTCCAGGGGGCGCCGCAGACCGCCGGCCGCTTCGATGCGGAGGTGCGCATGTGGAAGGCGCCGCCGCCGGAGGTCAGCAGCGAGGACTTCTACGAAACGGACCCCGCCAAGCCTTACAAGCGTGGCTTCTCCATCCAGACCGTTTCGCCGCTGCCCATCACCTGGGCCGAACACGTCATGGCCCAGGGCCACTGGGGCACGGATCTGCGGAAGTACATGAGCGACTACGTGCACTGGGCGTGCCTGGGCGCGCTGTGCGAGTTCCTCCCCCAGGCCGGGAACCGGATCACGCTCGCGGATGAAAAGGACCGCCGCGGCATGCCGGTGGCCAATTTCAGCTACTCGCAATGTGACAACGACAAGGCACTGATGCGGGCGGCGCAAGCCCGCATGGAAGACATCCTCTCCGCCGCCGGCGCCGACGAGGTCATCACCATCGACCGCTATGCCCACCTGGTCGGCGGCGCCAGGATGGCGGCCAGCGAAGACGCCGGCGTGGTCAACGCCGACTGCGTGAGCTTCGCCGTACCCAACCTGCTCATTGTGGACGGTAGCGTGCTGCCCACCCAGGGCAGCGCGAATCCGGCCCTGACCATCATGGCCATCGCCGCCCGCACGGCGGCTGGCCTTATCGCCGGCAGCCGGGCCGGCACCGGACACAGGCAGCACTGA
- a CDS encoding gluconate 2-dehydrogenase subunit 3 family protein, whose protein sequence is MKAPKTGQSKTLPLAAHDGGGRFPGLRTEDLSGHWDPSTSSVVMQRLGRQPHMRFLTPAEEAAADALFNQLLGQREEPRIPIVQMVDARLAEAETDGWHYEGMPDDGRAWRVSLAWLDDDARLRCGGPIARASWDEQHRVLQSIQNLGKDRWHDWPASHVWSLWTRYACTAFYSHPWAWDEIGFTGPAYPRGYKNLGLNALEPTEVADSRPRQDPLRRRT, encoded by the coding sequence GTGAAAGCTCCCAAAACTGGCCAATCGAAGACGCTGCCCCTGGCGGCGCACGACGGCGGGGGCCGGTTTCCGGGGCTGCGCACCGAGGACCTGTCGGGGCACTGGGACCCTTCCACGTCGTCGGTGGTGATGCAGCGCCTGGGCCGCCAGCCGCACATGCGTTTCCTGACGCCCGCCGAGGAGGCGGCCGCGGACGCCCTGTTCAACCAGTTGCTGGGCCAAAGGGAGGAACCCCGCATCCCGATCGTGCAGATGGTGGACGCACGGCTGGCCGAAGCTGAAACCGACGGCTGGCATTATGAGGGGATGCCCGACGACGGGCGGGCCTGGCGGGTCTCGCTGGCCTGGCTGGACGACGACGCCCGGCTCCGCTGCGGCGGGCCGATTGCGCGGGCCAGCTGGGATGAGCAGCACCGGGTGCTGCAAAGCATCCAGAACCTCGGCAAGGACCGCTGGCATGACTGGCCCGCGTCCCACGTGTGGAGCCTGTGGACCCGCTACGCCTGTACGGCGTTCTACTCCCACCCGTGGGCGTGGGACGAGATCGGCTTCACCGGTCCGGCCTATCCGCGCGGGTACAAGAACCTTGGCCTGAACGCCCTTGAGCCCACCGAAGTGGCCGATTCAAGGCCGCGCCAGGACCCGTTGCGGAGGCGGACATGA
- a CDS encoding SDR family oxidoreductase, with protein sequence MNASTEPSTTTHGASASPSPVSPVPAPVGAGGGRRVVVVTGASGGIGRATAVAFGRTGAKVALLARGAAGLSAAAAEVAAAGGTPLPIPVDVAVADEVDAAARRIEEELGPIDVWVNVAFTSVFAPLTEISPEEYKRVTEVSYLGYVYGTMTALRLMGPRNRGTIVQVGSALAYRGIPLQSAYCGAKHAIQGFNEALRCELLHDRSGIHTTMVQMPAVNTPQFSWVLSRLPRKAQPVPPIYQPEVAARAVLYAADHPRRREYWVGGSTMKVLAANALVPAVLDRYLARTGYESQQTGEPKPEDQPANLWKPADVERDYGAHGAFDDRSAASSTQLWASQHHGLLAAAGTALAGAAAALALVRRTAR encoded by the coding sequence ATGAATGCTTCCACGGAACCGTCCACCACAACGCACGGCGCATCCGCCTCCCCTTCCCCGGTTTCCCCAGTGCCGGCGCCCGTGGGCGCGGGCGGCGGGCGGCGGGTCGTGGTCGTCACCGGTGCCAGCGGAGGCATCGGACGGGCCACCGCCGTTGCCTTTGGCCGGACGGGGGCCAAGGTGGCGCTCCTGGCCCGCGGCGCGGCGGGGCTCTCTGCCGCGGCTGCCGAGGTCGCGGCCGCGGGCGGGACACCGCTGCCCATACCCGTGGACGTGGCCGTCGCGGACGAGGTGGACGCTGCTGCCCGGCGCATCGAGGAGGAGCTCGGGCCGATCGACGTGTGGGTCAACGTCGCGTTTACGTCAGTCTTCGCGCCATTGACCGAAATCAGTCCCGAGGAATACAAGCGCGTCACCGAGGTCTCCTACCTTGGCTACGTGTACGGCACCATGACCGCCCTGCGTCTCATGGGCCCGCGGAACCGCGGCACGATCGTCCAGGTGGGCTCGGCCCTGGCCTACCGAGGCATCCCGTTGCAAAGCGCCTACTGCGGGGCAAAGCACGCAATCCAGGGATTCAACGAGGCCCTGCGTTGCGAACTCCTGCACGACCGCAGCGGCATCCACACCACCATGGTCCAGATGCCTGCCGTCAACACGCCCCAGTTCTCCTGGGTGCTCTCCCGCCTTCCACGCAAGGCCCAGCCGGTGCCTCCCATCTACCAGCCCGAGGTGGCAGCCCGGGCCGTGCTCTACGCGGCCGACCATCCCCGGCGGCGCGAGTACTGGGTGGGCGGCAGCACCATGAAAGTCCTCGCAGCCAACGCGTTGGTTCCCGCGGTGCTGGACCGGTACCTGGCCCGCACGGGCTACGAGTCGCAGCAGACCGGGGAGCCGAAGCCGGAGGACCAGCCGGCCAACCTGTGGAAACCGGCCGACGTCGAACGCGACTACGGCGCGCACGGCGCCTTCGACGACCGGTCCGCGGCCTCCAGCACGCAACTGTGGGCGTCCCAGCATCACGGGCTGCTGGCCGCCGCCGGCACGGCACTTGCCGGTGCGGCCGCGGCCCTGGCACTGGTGCGGCGGACGGCGCGATGA
- a CDS encoding sugar porter family MFS transporter, whose translation MRTHGDEEPRQGGIRGQGDSGRGRPMQDGGQGLRSVRRKVYSATVAAALGGLLFGFDTSVINGAVNSIQKTFTLDAAVLGFTVAITLLGCAVGAWFAGQLADVWGRKAVMVLAAGLFVVSSIGSGLAVADWNLMAWRVIGGLAIGIASVIAPAYIGEIAPARLRGGLSSLQQLAITVGIFLALLSDASLARVAGAAGNALWWGLPAWRWMLLVGVIPAVVYGLLSLRIPESPQFLIRAGRKDEALDVIRTVTGAADPEKRLAEIQESIEDERRSTYRDLRGPALGLAPILWIGIGMAAFQQLVGINAIFYYSTTLWQSVGFSQQDSFTTSVITASINVALTFVAIFFVDRVGRKKLLLAGSVGMFIGLVAAALAFAHAAGSGTSITLPAPWGAIALVGANLFVICFAATWGPVMWVVLGEVFPNKMRGLALGVATAFNWIFNFLVTLLFPVMSAAVGLGFVYAGFAFFAALSFWFVKALLPEVSRLELEDKTKLDRR comes from the coding sequence ATGAGAACGCACGGAGATGAAGAACCACGGCAGGGCGGGATCCGGGGGCAAGGGGACTCCGGGCGTGGCCGGCCAATGCAGGACGGCGGGCAGGGGCTCCGCTCGGTCCGGCGCAAGGTCTATTCCGCCACGGTGGCCGCCGCGCTTGGCGGGCTGTTGTTCGGCTTCGACACCTCGGTCATCAACGGGGCTGTCAATTCCATCCAGAAGACATTCACCTTGGACGCGGCGGTGCTTGGATTCACGGTCGCCATCACGCTTCTGGGATGTGCCGTGGGAGCGTGGTTCGCGGGCCAGCTGGCCGACGTGTGGGGCCGGAAAGCGGTCATGGTGCTTGCGGCGGGCCTTTTTGTCGTCAGTTCCATCGGGTCAGGGCTGGCGGTGGCCGACTGGAACTTGATGGCATGGCGCGTCATCGGCGGTCTGGCCATTGGCATCGCATCGGTGATCGCGCCGGCATACATCGGCGAGATCGCCCCGGCACGTTTGCGCGGCGGACTCAGTTCCCTTCAGCAGCTCGCCATCACAGTGGGCATCTTTCTCGCCCTGCTTTCCGATGCGTCCCTGGCCCGCGTGGCCGGTGCCGCGGGCAATGCCTTGTGGTGGGGCCTGCCGGCATGGCGGTGGATGTTGTTGGTGGGTGTGATTCCCGCGGTAGTGTATGGGCTGCTGTCGCTGCGCATCCCGGAATCACCGCAATTCCTGATTCGGGCCGGCCGCAAGGATGAGGCCTTGGACGTGATCCGGACCGTCACGGGAGCCGCCGACCCGGAAAAGCGCTTGGCGGAAATCCAGGAGAGCATTGAGGACGAGCGGCGTTCCACCTACCGGGACCTCCGCGGGCCGGCACTGGGGCTGGCGCCGATCCTGTGGATCGGCATCGGGATGGCCGCCTTCCAGCAACTGGTGGGCATCAACGCGATCTTTTACTACTCCACGACCCTGTGGCAGTCCGTGGGCTTCAGCCAGCAGGACTCGTTCACCACCTCGGTCATCACGGCCTCCATCAACGTGGCGCTGACGTTTGTCGCGATATTCTTCGTCGACAGGGTGGGACGGAAAAAGCTCCTGTTGGCGGGATCGGTTGGCATGTTCATCGGGTTGGTGGCAGCCGCGCTCGCTTTTGCGCATGCCGCCGGTTCCGGCACGTCAATCACGTTGCCCGCCCCGTGGGGGGCCATTGCGCTGGTGGGTGCGAACCTGTTCGTCATCTGCTTTGCCGCGACGTGGGGTCCGGTCATGTGGGTCGTGCTCGGCGAGGTATTTCCCAACAAGATGCGCGGCCTTGCGCTCGGCGTGGCCACAGCCTTCAATTGGATCTTCAACTTCCTTGTCACGCTCCTTTTCCCGGTCATGAGTGCCGCCGTCGGGCTGGGCTTCGTGTACGCCGGCTTCGCCTTCTTTGCGGCGCTGTCCTTCTGGTTCGTCAAGGCCCTTTTGCCGGAGGTGAGCCGGCTGGAGCTGGAAGACAAGACCAAACTGGACCGGCGCTGA
- a CDS encoding DUF1206 domain-containing protein, whose protein sequence is MKEELRDATDTAERVKRSPLFTAAARAGFVVSGLLHVLIGSVAIRIAFGATGAKADLSGAVALIAADPGGLVMLWVGGIACAVLCLWNLGNAFFDHGPRKGGAGVHRKGGLLHTLSSLAQVIAYALLAVTFVAFAVGHASSSSQSTSDWTAKIMKLPWGPTALIGLGGVIAVVGFGFIIRGLARAFRKQLILPHSGPVRTFVTVLGVAGYVAKGIVLLLVGLLFIMSSLGARPQQSTGLDGALKGLRAQPYGVYVLVFVGAGLICYGLYLMVKARYADMRA, encoded by the coding sequence GTGAAGGAAGAATTGCGGGACGCCACCGACACTGCTGAGCGTGTGAAACGGTCGCCGCTGTTCACGGCGGCGGCCCGGGCCGGCTTTGTCGTCAGCGGGCTGCTGCACGTCCTCATCGGTTCTGTGGCAATCAGGATTGCCTTCGGGGCGACCGGTGCCAAGGCTGACCTGAGCGGTGCCGTGGCCTTGATCGCTGCAGACCCGGGAGGACTCGTGATGTTGTGGGTGGGCGGCATCGCGTGCGCGGTCCTCTGCCTGTGGAACCTGGGAAACGCCTTCTTCGACCACGGCCCCCGCAAGGGCGGCGCGGGCGTCCACCGAAAGGGCGGGTTGTTGCACACCCTGTCCTCCCTGGCCCAGGTCATCGCCTATGCCCTCCTCGCCGTGACCTTCGTCGCGTTCGCCGTCGGACATGCGAGTAGCAGCAGCCAGTCGACAAGCGACTGGACGGCGAAGATCATGAAGCTGCCCTGGGGACCGACGGCCCTGATTGGGCTCGGCGGCGTCATCGCCGTCGTCGGGTTTGGATTCATCATCAGGGGGTTGGCACGCGCGTTCCGCAAACAACTGATCCTTCCGCACTCCGGACCCGTACGCACCTTCGTCACCGTCCTAGGCGTGGCGGGATACGTGGCCAAGGGGATCGTCCTGCTGCTGGTCGGGCTGTTGTTCATCATGTCCTCACTGGGGGCGCGCCCCCAGCAATCGACCGGCTTGGACGGCGCCCTCAAGGGCCTGCGCGCACAGCCCTACGGTGTGTATGTCCTCGTCTTCGTAGGCGCAGGACTCATCTGCTATGGCCTGTACCTGATGGTCAAAGCCCGGTATGCGGACATGCGGGCATGA
- a CDS encoding type 1 glutamine amidotransferase domain-containing protein: MAHELDGKTIAFLAAPSGVEQIELVAPWEAVVAAGGTPVLVSTAPGELQAFHHDTEPADTFHINKTVQEIPVERCDALVLPGGTTNSDKLRLSPEAVDFVAAIVAAHKSVAAICHGPWMLVEAGVLPGKTLTSWPSLRTDVRNAGGTWIDEPVHVCPELGWTLVTSRKPDDLPAFVKAMVTAFM, encoded by the coding sequence TTGGCACACGAATTGGACGGCAAGACCATCGCGTTTCTGGCCGCACCCTCGGGCGTGGAACAAATTGAACTCGTCGCCCCGTGGGAGGCGGTCGTTGCTGCCGGGGGCACACCGGTCTTAGTGTCGACTGCCCCCGGCGAGCTGCAGGCGTTCCACCATGACACGGAACCGGCGGACACGTTCCACATCAACAAGACAGTTCAGGAAATTCCCGTGGAACGCTGTGACGCCCTGGTCCTGCCGGGTGGAACCACCAACTCTGACAAGCTCAGGCTCAGTCCGGAGGCTGTGGACTTCGTGGCCGCCATCGTTGCTGCCCACAAATCCGTGGCGGCCATCTGCCATGGTCCGTGGATGCTGGTGGAGGCAGGCGTCCTTCCCGGCAAGACCCTCACCAGTTGGCCGAGCCTGCGCACGGACGTCCGCAACGCCGGCGGAACATGGATCGACGAACCAGTCCACGTGTGCCCGGAGCTGGGCTGGACCCTGGTGACCAGCCGCAAGCCCGACGACCTGCCCGCATTCGTGAAGGCGATGGTGACGGCGTTCATGTAA
- a CDS encoding MFS transporter, which translates to MVTSNAGARQVRSLVPARMDRLPWTKFHWTVIFGLGVSWILDGLEVQIVATAGFQHDLHMSSAQVGLTGTIYLLGEVVGALYFGRLADKLGRKRLFILTLAIYLAGSGIGGLAFAMWFLWIFRFIAGMGIGGEYTAINSAIDELIPSHYRGRVDIAVNGTYWAGAALGATANLFLLADTGFANSWGWRIGFFIGPLLGLIIIYVRRHIPESPRWLMTHGREDEAESTVDEIEADIRAAGHELPEVDDSKALEVSPLPSVPFRQVARVFLREYPKRTFLGLSMMITQSFLYNAIFFTYALVLQKFYGVSLSGITFYFFPFAVGNLLGPLVLGPLFDTIGRRKMIFGTYALSGLVLAVSAALFQAGLLNATTQTIFWCVAFFFASAGASSAYLTVSEIFPLELRGQAISYFFAIGQIAGAVAPVLYGSMIGDGSSRGPLAAGYYLGAAVMAAGGIIALIFGVNAERQSLESIADPLSKVGGGNEGAGQAGAGR; encoded by the coding sequence ATGGTCACAAGCAATGCGGGGGCCCGGCAGGTGCGTTCACTCGTGCCGGCACGAATGGACCGGCTGCCCTGGACAAAGTTCCATTGGACTGTCATCTTTGGGCTTGGCGTCTCGTGGATCCTCGACGGGCTGGAAGTCCAAATTGTCGCCACGGCCGGTTTCCAGCACGACCTGCACATGTCATCGGCCCAGGTCGGCCTCACCGGGACCATCTACCTGCTCGGCGAAGTGGTGGGGGCCCTTTATTTCGGCAGGCTGGCCGACAAACTCGGCCGGAAGCGCCTGTTTATCCTCACCTTGGCCATCTACCTCGCAGGCAGCGGCATTGGCGGCCTCGCCTTCGCCATGTGGTTCCTATGGATCTTCCGGTTCATCGCCGGCATGGGCATTGGCGGCGAATACACGGCCATCAACTCCGCCATCGACGAATTGATCCCCTCGCACTACCGCGGGCGGGTGGACATCGCCGTCAACGGCACGTACTGGGCGGGCGCGGCCCTCGGTGCGACAGCGAACCTGTTCCTGTTGGCGGACACGGGCTTCGCCAACAGCTGGGGCTGGCGCATCGGCTTCTTCATCGGGCCGCTTTTAGGCCTGATCATCATCTACGTGCGGCGGCACATCCCGGAGAGTCCGCGCTGGCTGATGACGCACGGGCGTGAGGATGAGGCCGAGAGCACCGTCGATGAGATCGAAGCGGACATCCGGGCCGCCGGCCACGAACTCCCCGAGGTGGATGATTCCAAGGCACTGGAAGTCTCCCCGCTGCCCAGCGTTCCGTTCCGCCAGGTGGCGCGGGTATTCCTGCGCGAGTACCCGAAAAGGACCTTTCTGGGTTTGAGCATGATGATCACCCAGTCGTTCCTGTACAACGCGATCTTCTTCACCTACGCGTTGGTCTTGCAAAAGTTCTATGGCGTCTCACTGAGCGGCATCACGTTCTACTTTTTCCCGTTCGCCGTTGGCAACCTCCTCGGCCCGCTGGTCCTCGGCCCGCTTTTCGACACCATCGGACGGCGCAAGATGATCTTCGGCACCTATGCGCTCTCCGGCCTTGTGCTGGCGGTGTCCGCGGCATTGTTCCAAGCGGGATTGCTGAACGCCACGACGCAAACCATCTTCTGGTGCGTCGCGTTCTTCTTTGCCTCGGCCGGCGCGTCCTCGGCCTACCTGACGGTCAGCGAAATTTTCCCCCTTGAGCTGCGCGGCCAGGCGATCTCCTATTTCTTCGCCATCGGACAGATCGCCGGTGCCGTTGCCCCTGTCCTTTACGGCTCCATGATTGGCGACGGATCAAGCCGGGGACCGCTGGCCGCAGGCTACTACCTCGGCGCGGCCGTCATGGCCGCCGGCGGAATCATCGCCCTGATATTCGGGGTGAATGCGGAGCGGCAGTCGCTTGAATCAATCGCCGACCCCCTTTCCAAAGTCGGGGGCGGCAACGAAGGCGCCGGGCAAGCCGGGGCCGGACGGTAA
- a CDS encoding universal stress protein, with translation MARVVVGVSASSGSPGALAAGLEQARWRDAELVAVQAWRPARPPSSPGGRMPGVSRDVEADQRAAEAELKEHVAAAVARAGGSGLNVRCELRRGAPGAVLVSASAGADLLVLDAPGRPVATRSPMLAHRIIYQASCPVLVLPPAVQVAARTR, from the coding sequence ATGGCACGGGTAGTTGTGGGGGTCAGCGCTTCCAGCGGGTCCCCAGGGGCGTTGGCGGCAGGGCTCGAACAGGCGCGGTGGCGGGATGCCGAACTGGTGGCCGTCCAGGCCTGGCGTCCGGCCCGCCCGCCGTCGTCCCCCGGCGGACGGATGCCGGGCGTGAGCCGCGACGTCGAAGCGGACCAACGGGCGGCGGAAGCCGAACTAAAGGAGCACGTGGCCGCCGCTGTCGCCCGGGCGGGTGGCAGCGGGCTCAACGTGCGCTGCGAACTGAGGCGCGGCGCTCCAGGGGCGGTGCTTGTGAGCGCCTCCGCCGGAGCGGACCTGCTTGTCCTGGACGCGCCGGGACGGCCGGTGGCAACGCGATCACCAATGCTCGCGCACCGCATCATCTACCAGGCATCCTGCCCGGTGCTGGTCCTGCCGCCAGCAGTCCAGGTGGCGGCGCGGACCAGGTGA
- a CDS encoding NAD(P)H-binding protein: MTENTEGPGTLLVVGATGRVGRYVVTEAVRQGFTTRALVRDASRAGRLDGSAHDWKRRGERLVRASGNPYTIARPGWFDYNGGDQLAITLPQGDTRHAGSPADGVIARHQIARVRDQSTMPDNAEPDRVRRDLGTLTSTK; the protein is encoded by the coding sequence ATGACAGAGAACACGGAGGGGCCCGGGACGCTGCTTGTCGTCGGGGCGACGGGACGTGTCGGCCGTTACGTCGTCACCGAGGCAGTCCGGCAAGGCTTCACGACCCGTGCCCTCGTGCGCGATGCCTCGCGTGCCGGCCGGCTCGACGGCAGCGCCCACGACTGGAAACGGCGCGGCGAACGGCTGGTCCGGGCCAGCGGCAACCCCTACACGATAGCGCGGCCCGGCTGGTTCGACTACAACGGCGGCGACCAGCTGGCGATCACCCTGCCGCAGGGCGACACGCGGCACGCCGGGAGCCCCGCGGACGGGGTCATCGCCCGGCACCAGATCGCCCGCGTGCGGGACCAGTCCACCATGCCCGACAACGCCGAACCGGACAGAGTGCGCCGGGACCTCGGCACGCTGACATCCACCAAATAA